Proteins from a single region of Gorilla gorilla gorilla isolate KB3781 chromosome 16, NHGRI_mGorGor1-v2.1_pri, whole genome shotgun sequence:
- the INAFM2 gene encoding putative transmembrane protein INAFM2, whose translation MKERDAAPAERGKPATYTGDKKAKMAAKTNKKWVRLATVFAYVLSVSLAAIVLAVYYSLIWQPVGAGTSGGAAGPPPGGSNATGPSGTSGAAAAGPNTTGSSRREAPRDVHPLQEARPAPPEPPADSPPAGPLERPRGPDEDEEETAAAPGSR comes from the coding sequence ATGAAGGAGCGCGACGCGGCCCCGGCCGAGCGGGGCAAGCCGGCCACCTACACCGGGGACAAGAAGGCGAAGATGGCGGCCAAGACCAACAAGAAGTGGGTCCGGCTCGCCACCGTGTTCGCCTACGTGCTCTCCGTGTCGCTGGCCGCCATCGTGCTCGCCGTCTACTACAGCCTCATCTGGCAGCCGGTGGGCGCCGGGACCTCGGGGGGAGCCGCTGGCCCGCCCCCCGGCGGCTCCAACGCCACTGGCCCGTCTGGGACttcgggggcggcggcggcggggcccaACACCACTGGGTCGTCCCGCCGCGAGGCGCCGCGCGACGTTCACCCACTGCAGGAGGCGCGACCGGCGCCTCCGGAGCCCCCTGCGGACAGCCCCCCGGCCGGGCCGCTCGAGCGGCCTCGGGGGCCAGACGAGGACGAAGAGGAAACGGCGGCGGCGCCCGGGAGTCGTTGA